In Flavobacterium gelatinilyticum, a genomic segment contains:
- a CDS encoding S24 family peptidase: MGSTERMREYLDAKGITKYKFCNDLGFSNKFLDNSSNMGTDKACKILHYYPDINSEWLLTGNGPMLKETGTDIVLINNDRKTMDSLHVSQEIPLYDLEAVAGLRELFSSGKPQRILDTIKIPNLPKCDGAISVTGDSMYPLLKSGDIILYKETEFENIFFGEMYLLSVKLNDWEEYITVKYVQKSEQGPEFVKLVSQNSHHQPKDIHISKISALALIKASIRINTMM; the protein is encoded by the coding sequence ATGGGTTCAACTGAAAGAATGCGTGAATACCTTGATGCGAAAGGGATAACTAAATATAAGTTCTGTAATGATCTGGGCTTTTCTAATAAGTTTTTAGATAACAGCAGTAATATGGGAACAGATAAAGCGTGTAAAATATTACACTACTATCCCGATATAAATTCGGAGTGGCTTTTAACCGGAAACGGACCTATGCTCAAAGAAACCGGTACCGATATAGTATTAATAAACAACGACAGAAAAACAATGGATTCATTGCATGTAAGCCAGGAAATACCTTTATACGATCTTGAAGCAGTAGCAGGATTAAGAGAATTATTCAGCAGCGGGAAACCACAGCGAATTCTTGATACCATAAAAATTCCGAACCTGCCAAAATGCGATGGAGCTATTTCGGTTACAGGAGACAGTATGTATCCGCTTTTAAAATCGGGAGACATTATCTTATATAAGGAAACCGAATTTGAAAATATCTTTTTTGGCGAAATGTATCTTTTAAGTGTAAAACTCAATGACTGGGAAGAGTATATTACTGTGAAATATGTTCAGAAATCAGAACAAGGTCCGGAATTTGTAAAACTGGTAAGCCAGAATTCACATCATCAGCCAAAAGATATCCACATCTCAAAAATATCTGCTCTGGCACTTATCAAAGCCAGTATTCGTATTAATACGATGATGTAA